A DNA window from Solanum lycopersicum chromosome 3, SLM_r2.1 contains the following coding sequences:
- the LOC101249623 gene encoding protein phosphatase 2C family protein isoform X1, with the protein MAESSDSTSLDKESVSTTANNKREAHPDSSDSVTKKLRSSDTHDEPKTEITVPKNGCELYFEIEADAAEDKGSRHTMEDASVVLPDAGLEFPGKLRCAHFAIYDGHGGRLAAEYARKHLHDNVLSAGLPRELLDIKAAKKAILEGFRRTDESLLQESTKDASAGGWQDGAAAVCVWVLGSKVFVANIGDAKAILARSSPSDGSNNTSDGSTPIKAIVLTREHKAIYPQERARIQKAGGSVSSNGRLQARLEVSRAFGDRQFKKVGVIATPDVHSFDLTERDHFIILGCDGLWGVFGPSDAVDFVQKLLKEGLSVKAASRHLVREAVRERQCKDNCSAVVIAFRKKQ; encoded by the exons ATGGCTGAAAGTTCCGATTCAACATCACTTGACAAAGAGAGTGTCAGCACCACTGCAAATAACAAACGCGAAGCTCATCCTGATAGCTCGGATTCCGTAACAAAGAAGTTGAGAAGTAGCGACACTCATGACGAGCCGAAGACTGAAATCACTGTCCCGAAAAATGGATGTGAATTGTATTTTGAAATAGAAGCTGATGCAGCTGAGGATAAGGGTTCCAGACACACCATGGAGGATGCTTCTGTTGTTCTTCCTGATGCTGGCCTTGAATTTCCCGGGAAATTGAG ATGTGCACATTTTGCAATATATGATGGGCATGGAGGTCGATTAGCTGCTGAGTATGCCCGGAAGCATTTACATGACAATGTTCTATCTGCAGGCTTACCACGTGAGTTG TTGGATATTAAAGCAGCCAAAAAGGCCATACTCGAAG GATTTAGGAGAACTGACGAGTCTCTTCTTCAGGAAAGCACCAAAG ATGCATCAGCAGGTGGTTGGCAAGATGGAGCGGCTGCAGTATGTGTCTGGGTATTAGGATCCAAA GTGTTTGTTGCTAATATTGGAGATGCAAAAGCAATTTTAGCTCGGTCATCTCCTAGTGATGGTTCAAACAACACTTCTGATGGATCAACTCCAATAAAGGCCATAGTCTTGACCAGGGAACACAAGGCTATATATCCTCAAGAACGTGCACGTATCCAAAAA GCTGGGGGATCTGTCAGTTCTAATGGACGATTGCAAGCGCGCCTTGAAGTTTCCAGAGCTTTCGGAGATCGGCAGTTCAAGAAG GTTGGTGTCATTGCAACTCCAGATGTTCACTCATTTGACCTTACCGAGAGAGACCACTTTATCATTCTTGGCTGTGATGGCTTGTGGGGG GTTTTTGGGCCAAGTGATGCTGTTGATTTTGTTCAGAAGCTATTAAAG GAGGGGCTATCTGTGAAAGCTGCGAGTCGCCACCTTGTGCGAGAGGCAGTCCGAGAGCGTCAATGCAAAGATAACTGCTCCGCTGTTGTAATTGCATTCAGGAAAAAGCAGTAA
- the LOC101249623 gene encoding protein phosphatase 2C family protein isoform X2: MAESSDSTSLDKESVSTTANNKREAHPDSSDSVTKKLRSSDTHDEPKTEITVPKNGCELYFEIEADAAEDKGSRHTMEDASVVLPDAGLEFPGKLRCAHFAIYDGHGGRLAAEYARKHLHDNVLSAGLPRELLDIKAAKKAILEGFRRTDESLLQESTKAGGWQDGAAAVCVWVLGSKVFVANIGDAKAILARSSPSDGSNNTSDGSTPIKAIVLTREHKAIYPQERARIQKAGGSVSSNGRLQARLEVSRAFGDRQFKKVGVIATPDVHSFDLTERDHFIILGCDGLWGVFGPSDAVDFVQKLLKEGLSVKAASRHLVREAVRERQCKDNCSAVVIAFRKKQ, translated from the exons ATGGCTGAAAGTTCCGATTCAACATCACTTGACAAAGAGAGTGTCAGCACCACTGCAAATAACAAACGCGAAGCTCATCCTGATAGCTCGGATTCCGTAACAAAGAAGTTGAGAAGTAGCGACACTCATGACGAGCCGAAGACTGAAATCACTGTCCCGAAAAATGGATGTGAATTGTATTTTGAAATAGAAGCTGATGCAGCTGAGGATAAGGGTTCCAGACACACCATGGAGGATGCTTCTGTTGTTCTTCCTGATGCTGGCCTTGAATTTCCCGGGAAATTGAG ATGTGCACATTTTGCAATATATGATGGGCATGGAGGTCGATTAGCTGCTGAGTATGCCCGGAAGCATTTACATGACAATGTTCTATCTGCAGGCTTACCACGTGAGTTG TTGGATATTAAAGCAGCCAAAAAGGCCATACTCGAAG GATTTAGGAGAACTGACGAGTCTCTTCTTCAGGAAAGCACCAAAG CAGGTGGTTGGCAAGATGGAGCGGCTGCAGTATGTGTCTGGGTATTAGGATCCAAA GTGTTTGTTGCTAATATTGGAGATGCAAAAGCAATTTTAGCTCGGTCATCTCCTAGTGATGGTTCAAACAACACTTCTGATGGATCAACTCCAATAAAGGCCATAGTCTTGACCAGGGAACACAAGGCTATATATCCTCAAGAACGTGCACGTATCCAAAAA GCTGGGGGATCTGTCAGTTCTAATGGACGATTGCAAGCGCGCCTTGAAGTTTCCAGAGCTTTCGGAGATCGGCAGTTCAAGAAG GTTGGTGTCATTGCAACTCCAGATGTTCACTCATTTGACCTTACCGAGAGAGACCACTTTATCATTCTTGGCTGTGATGGCTTGTGGGGG GTTTTTGGGCCAAGTGATGCTGTTGATTTTGTTCAGAAGCTATTAAAG GAGGGGCTATCTGTGAAAGCTGCGAGTCGCCACCTTGTGCGAGAGGCAGTCCGAGAGCGTCAATGCAAAGATAACTGCTCCGCTGTTGTAATTGCATTCAGGAAAAAGCAGTAA
- the LOC101249623 gene encoding protein phosphatase 2C family protein, whose product MAESSDSTSLDKESVSTTANNKREAHPDSSDSVTKKLRSSDTHDEPKTEITVPKNGCELYFEIEADAAEDKGSRHTMEDASVVLPDAGLEFPGKLRCAHFAIYDGHGGRLAAEYARKHLHDNVLSAGLPRELLDIKAAKKAILEGFRRTDESLLQESTKGGWQDGAAAVCVWVLGSKVFVANIGDAKAILARSSPSDGSNNTSDGSTPIKAIVLTREHKAIYPQERARIQKAGGSVSSNGRLQARLEVSRAFGDRQFKKVGVIATPDVHSFDLTERDHFIILGCDGLWGVFGPSDAVDFVQKLLKEGLSVKAASRHLVREAVRERQCKDNCSAVVIAFRKKQ is encoded by the exons ATGGCTGAAAGTTCCGATTCAACATCACTTGACAAAGAGAGTGTCAGCACCACTGCAAATAACAAACGCGAAGCTCATCCTGATAGCTCGGATTCCGTAACAAAGAAGTTGAGAAGTAGCGACACTCATGACGAGCCGAAGACTGAAATCACTGTCCCGAAAAATGGATGTGAATTGTATTTTGAAATAGAAGCTGATGCAGCTGAGGATAAGGGTTCCAGACACACCATGGAGGATGCTTCTGTTGTTCTTCCTGATGCTGGCCTTGAATTTCCCGGGAAATTGAG ATGTGCACATTTTGCAATATATGATGGGCATGGAGGTCGATTAGCTGCTGAGTATGCCCGGAAGCATTTACATGACAATGTTCTATCTGCAGGCTTACCACGTGAGTTG TTGGATATTAAAGCAGCCAAAAAGGCCATACTCGAAG GATTTAGGAGAACTGACGAGTCTCTTCTTCAGGAAAGCACCAAAG GTGGTTGGCAAGATGGAGCGGCTGCAGTATGTGTCTGGGTATTAGGATCCAAA GTGTTTGTTGCTAATATTGGAGATGCAAAAGCAATTTTAGCTCGGTCATCTCCTAGTGATGGTTCAAACAACACTTCTGATGGATCAACTCCAATAAAGGCCATAGTCTTGACCAGGGAACACAAGGCTATATATCCTCAAGAACGTGCACGTATCCAAAAA GCTGGGGGATCTGTCAGTTCTAATGGACGATTGCAAGCGCGCCTTGAAGTTTCCAGAGCTTTCGGAGATCGGCAGTTCAAGAAG GTTGGTGTCATTGCAACTCCAGATGTTCACTCATTTGACCTTACCGAGAGAGACCACTTTATCATTCTTGGCTGTGATGGCTTGTGGGGG GTTTTTGGGCCAAGTGATGCTGTTGATTTTGTTCAGAAGCTATTAAAG GAGGGGCTATCTGTGAAAGCTGCGAGTCGCCACCTTGTGCGAGAGGCAGTCCGAGAGCGTCAATGCAAAGATAACTGCTCCGCTGTTGTAATTGCATTCAGGAAAAAGCAGTAA
- the LOC101244272 gene encoding WAT1-related protein At3g18200 — MEPKSGISGKVKLLIALLVLQLCFAGFHIVSRLALNIGVSQIVYPVYRNTIALVLLGPCAYFLEKKERPPLTFSLLVQFFFLALIGITANQGFYILGLYYASPTFASAMQNSVPAITFIMASILRLEKVHFMRRDGMAKVLGTIASVGGATIITLYKGPPLLKGSNISDEEMAASQKDMLNWTWGCVYLFAQCLSWAGWMVLQAPMLKKYPAKLSLTSFTCFFGLIQFLAIAAFTERDPTHWKIQSGEEIYLILYAGIISSGIVISLQTWCIQKGGPVYVASFQPVQTVLVAVMAFLILGDQLYSGGILGGLLIMFGLYLVLWGKTEEKRIANTEETTLTKHLLPPTNKEEASTGADNC; from the exons ATGGAACCAAAAAGTGGAATTTCTGGAAAAGTGAAACTTCTTATAGCATTGCTTGTTTTGCAATTATGTTTTGCAGGTTTTCATATAGTCTCAAGACTTGCACTTAATATTGGTGTCAGCCAAATTGTGTATCCAGTTTATAGAAATACTATTGCATTGGTTTTGTTAGGACCCTGTGCTTATTTCTTGGAGAA GAAGGAAAGACCACCCCTCACATTCTCTCTATTGGTTCAATTTTTCTTCCTTGCATTAATAGG AATCACAGCAAACCAAGGATTTTATATCTTAGGGCTGTATTATGCATCACCAACCTTTGCTTCAGCAATGCAAAACTCTGTTCCTGCTATTACTTTTATCATGGCTTCTATTCTAAG GCTAGAAAAAGTGCATTTTATGAGGAGAGATGGCATGGCCAAAGTTCTGGGAACCATAGCAAGTGTTGGAGGAGCCACAATTATTACTCTTTACAAGGGCCCTCCTCTGTTAAAAGGAAGCAATATTTCTGATGAAGAAATGGCTGCTTCTCAAAAGGACATGCTGAATTGGACATGGGGTTGTGTTTATTTGTTTGCTCAGTGCTTATCATGGGCTGGTTGGATGGTTCTTCAG GCCCCAATGCTGAAGAAGTATCCAGCCAAGCTATCACTTACATCATTTACATGCTTCTTTGGATTGATCCAGTTCCTAGCTATAGCAGCTTTTACAGAAAGGGATCCAACACATTGGAAGATCCAGTCTGGAGAGGAAATTTATCTGATTTTATATGCT GGTATTATCTCTTCTGGAATAGTCATTTCTCTCCAGACTTGGTGCATTCAGAAAGGTGGACCAGTTTATGTTGCCTCATTCCAGCCTGTGCAAACTGTATTAGTTGCTGTCATGGCTTTTCTAATTCTCGGTGATCAGTTGTACTCTGGAGG GATACTTGGAGGACTTCTGATTATGTTTGGGCTTTACCTAGTTTTGTGGGGTAAAACAGAAGAGAAAAGAATTGCTAATACTGAAGAGACAACATTGACAAAACACCTTCTACCTCCCACCAACAAGGAGGAAGCATCTACTGGAGCTGATAATTGCTAA
- the LOC101246121 gene encoding T-complex protein 1 subunit delta produces the protein MASPAVVSAPRSAASSSKTETFVDNKRKDDIRMANIAAAQAVANAVRTSLGPKGMDKMISTANGEVIITNDGATILNKMEVLQPAAKFLVELSKSQDVVAGDGTTTVVVIAGALLKQCLSLLSSGIHPTVVSDSLHKASTKAVEVLTAMALPVELTDRDSLVKSASTALNSKVVSQYSTLLAPLAVDSVLSVVDPEKPEIVDLRDIRIVKKLGGTVDDTELVKGLVFDKKVSHASGGLTRVEKAKIGVIQFQISPPKTDIEQSIVVSDYTQMDRILKEERNYILGMIKKIKATGCNVLLIQKSILRDAVTELSLHYLSKAKIMVIKDVERDEIEFITKTLNCLPIANIDHFRAEKLGHADLVEEISLGDGGKIVKITGIQDMGRTTSVLVRGSNQLVLDEAERSLHDALCVVRCLVNKRFLIAGGGAPEIELSRQLGAWAKVLQGMEGYCVRSFAEALEVVPYTLAENAGLNPIAIVTELRNRHAQGEINTGINVRKGQITNILEENVVQPLLVSTSAITLATECVRMILKIDDIVTVR, from the coding sequence ATGGCATCTCCGGCAGTAGTTTCGGCGCCGCGCTCCGCTGCTTCGTCGTCCAAAACTGAGACCTTTGTGGACAACAAGCGGAAAGATGATATCCGCATGGCGAATATCGCGGCCGCGCAGGCTGTGGCTAACGCTGTTCGTACTAGTCTTGGCCCCAAAGGTATGGACAAAATGATCTCTACTGCAAACGGAGAGGTCATTATCACAAACGATGGAGCTACTATTCTTAACAAAATGGAGGTTCTTCAACCCGCTGCTAAGTTTCTCGTTGAGTTATCTAAGTCTCAAGATGTTGTTGCCGGAGATGGAACCACCACCGTTGTTGTTATTGCCGGTGCATTGCTCAAACAGTGTCTTTCACTTCTCTCCTCTGGTATTCACCCCACTGTCGTTTCCGATTCTCTGCATAAGGCATCTACAAAGGCTGTTGAAGTTCTCACTGCCATGGCTCTTCCTGTTGAGCTCACTGACCGTGATTCGCTTGTGAAATCAGCTAGCACTGCGCTTAACAGCAAGGTAGTGTCGCAATACTCCACTCTTTTGGCTCCTTTAGCTGTTGATTCTGTGCTTTCTGTTGTTGACCCTGAAAAACCAGAGATTGTCGATCTAAGGGATATTAGAATTGTCAAGAAATTGGGAGGTACTGTTGATGATACCGAGTTGGTTAAAGGCTTAGTTTTTGACAAGAAGGTGAGTCATGCCTCAGGTGGTCTCACACGAGTTGAAAAAGCTAAGATTGGGGTGATTCAGTTTCAAATTTCCCCTCCCAAGACTGATATTGAGCAGAGCATTGTGGTTTCTGATTATACTCAAATGGACAGGATtttgaaagaagagagaaactaCATTTTGGGCATGATTAAGAAGATTAAAGCAACTGGCTGTAATGTTTTGTTGATTCAGAAGAGTATTCTGAGGGACGCTGTGACGGAATTGTCTCTGCATTATTTGTCAAAGGCAAAGATTATGGTGATTAAAGATGTTGAGAGAGATGAGATTGAGTTCATCACTAAGACCTTAAATTGTCTGCCTATTGCCAATATTGATCATTTCCGAGCAGAGAAACTCGGCCATGCAGATTTGGTTGAAGAGATATCTCTTGGGGATGGTGGAAAGATTGTGAAGATTACAGGGATCCAGGACATGGGCAGGACCACTTCAGTGCTGGTTCGTGGATCAAATCAATTGGTCCTTGATGAGGCTGAGAGAAGTTTGCATGATGCATTGTGTGTGGTAAGATGTTTGGTGAACAAGAGGTTCTTGATAGCAGGAGGTGGGGCACCTGAGATTGAGCTTTCTAGGCAGTTGGGTGCATGGGCAAAGGTTTTGCAGGGGATGGAAGGGTACTGTGTGAGGTCATTTGCTGAAGCCCTTGAAGTCGTTCCCTATACTTTGGCTGAGAATGCTGGGTTGAACCCAATTGCAATTGTGACTGAGTTGAGGAACAGGCACGCTCAGGGCGAGATCAACACAGGGATCAATGTGAGGAAGGGGCAGATCACAAACATATTGGAAGAGAATGTCGTGCAGCCATTGTTGGTGAGCACGAGTGCAATCACCTTGGCTACCGAATGCGTACGGATGATTTTGAAGATTGATGACATTGTTACTGTGAGGTAG
- the LOC101263393 gene encoding DExH-box ATP-dependent RNA helicase DExH3, producing MPYTNLIQNCLKVRLKANQFLSTMSTSLQFCPNRFHFETNPLLYRSSQSVIPQKRCLHGSVGFFCSAKGSSSSSSSVVLRRKRHGSSSSSSYPSPYFYQQNLGYGRFAYDECESESESDRETQSSKQLGESTLHNIEEWRWKLSMLMRKKDDQEVVSTDKKDRRDFEHISAMATRMGLHCRQYEKTIVCSKVPLPNYRPDLDVKRPQREVVLHYGLQSRVGDLLEAHLSKKSVNKGNLTHNAFLRGSNDNSSPNDKELHENEKPFARNVVAERILRRRSLEMRSKQEDWQGSPEGQKMLELRRNLPAYKEREALLRAISENQVVVVSGETGCGKTTQLPQYILEAEIEAARGATCNIICTQPRRISAMSVAERVAAERGENLGESVGYKVRLEGMRGRDTRLLFCTTGILLRRLLVDRKLEGVTHVIVDEIHERGMNEDFLLIVLKDLLPRRPELKLILMSATLNAELFSSYYGGAPMIHIPGFTYPVRSHFLENILEMTRYRLTPYNQIDNYGQDKMWKMQKQTIRKRKTQIASAVEESLESADFGQYNPLTRDSLSCWNPDSIGFNLIEHVLCHICRNERPGAVLVFMTGWDDINTVKDQLQAHPLLGDPSRVLLLACHGSMASAEQKLIFDKPEDGIRKIVLATNMAETSITINDVVFVVDCGKAKETSYDAINNTPCLLPSWISKASARQRKGRAGRVQPGECYHLYPRCVYEAFADYQLPELLRTPLQSLCLQIKSLQLGSISDFLSKAIQSPEPLSVQNAIEYLKTIGALDEDENLTVLGHNLSMLPVEPKLGKMIILGVVFNCLDPVLTVVAGLSARDPFLMPFDKKDLAESAKAQFSARDFSDHLALVRAYDGWKDAERQQSGYDYCWRNFLSAQTLKAMDSLRKQFLYLLKDIGLVDSIQSCNAWSNNEHLVRAIVCGGLFPGICSVVNKEKSISLKTMEDGGVLLYSNSVNAQEPQIPYPWLVFNEKVKVNAVFLRDSTAVSDSVVLLFGGSISGKALDGHLMMLGGYLEFFMNPSLANTYISLKRELNELVHKKLSDRNFDVGSHGELLEAVKLLVSEDQCEGKFVYGRKPSPKKSAKELQKNVISKKGSGGENPKSHLQTLLARAGHQSPSYKITQLKNNKFRATVIFNGLNFSGQPSSSKKDAEKDAAAEALQWFTGETQSSSKAVEHMSALLKKSKSKNQLHSTKWR from the exons ATGCCTTACACTAATCTTATTCAGAACTGCCTCAAGGTGAGGCTTAAAGCCAATCAATTTCTATCCACTATGTCCACTTCTCTTCAATTTTGTCCAAATCGTTTTCACTTTGAAACAAACCCTCTTCTGTACCGCTCGTCACAGTCAGTAATACCTCAAAAACGATGCCTTCATGGAAGTGTTGGATTCTTTTGTTCAGCTAAggggtcttcttcttcttcgtcgtCTGTTGTGTTGAGGCGGAAAAGACATGGTTCATCTTCGTCTTCTTCTTATCCTTCTCCGTATTTTTATCAGCAGAATTTGGGGTATGGAAGATTTGCGTACGATGAGTGTGAGTCTGAGTCGGAGTCTGATCGTGAAACTCAGTCGTCTAAGCAATTG GGTGAATCAACCCTTCATAACATTGAAGAATGGAGGTGGAAGTTAAGCATGCTAATGCGCAAAAAGGATGACCAAGAAGTGGTCTCAACGGATAAAAAGGATCGACGTGATTTTGAGCATATATCAGCTATGGCAACTAGAATGGGTTTACACTG TCGCCAGTATGAAAAAACAATTGTGTGTAGCAAAGTTCCATTGCCAAATTATAGGCCAGATTTGGATGTTAAGCGTCCACAAAGAGAG GTAGTATTACATTATGGATTACAAAGTAGGGTAGGTGATCTTCTTGAAGCACATCTTTCTAAAAAGTCAGTAAACAAGGGAAACCTGACACATAATGCTTTCTTGAGAGGAAGCAATGACAACAGTTCTCCCAATGATAAAGAGCTTCATGAGAATGAGAAGCCATTTGCACGAAATGTTGTAGCAGAGAGGATTCTCAGGCGAAGGAGCTTGGAGATGCGTAGTAAACAAGAAGATTGGCAG GGATCTCCTGAAGGCCAGAAGATGCTAGAACTTCGAAGAAATCTCCCTgcatataaagagagagaggcaTTGCTTAGAGCCATTTCTGAGAATCAG GTGGTGGTTGTGTCTGGGGAAACTGGATGTGGTAAAACTACCCAATTGCCTCAGTACATTTTAGAAGCTGAGATAGAAGCTGCTCGCGGAGCTACTTGCAATATCATTTGTACTCAACCAAGGCGAATATCTGCTATGTCTGTTGCTGAAAGAGTTGCTGCAGAGCGTGGGGAGAATCTGGGAGAATCT GTGGGCTATAAGGTTCGGCTTGAGGGCATGAGAGGGAGGGATACCCGCCTCTTATTTTGCACAACTGGTATTCTTCTGAGGAGATTACTGGTTGATAGAAAGTTGGAAGGTGTCACTCACGTTATTGTAGACGAGATTCATGAACGCGGAATGAATGAAG ATTTCCTTTTAATTGTCCTTAAAGATCTCCTTCCCCGTCGACCTGAATTGAAGCTGATTTTGATGAGTGCTACTCTTAATGCCGAGCTCTTCTCTTCCTATTATGGTGGCGCCCCAATGATCCATATTCCT GGTTTTACTTATCCCGTTAGAAGtcattttctggaaaatattttggaaatgACTAGATACCGGTTAACTCCATATAATCAAATTGATAACTATGGTCAAGACAAGATGTGGAAAATGCAGAAACAGACTATTAGGAAGAGGAAGACCCAAATTGCTTCAGCTGTTGAG GAATCACTAGAATCAGCTGATTTTGGGCAGTATAATCCTCTGACTAGGGATTCACTATCCTGTTGGAATCCTGATTCAATTGGCTTCAACCTTATTGAGCATGTGCTTTGTCACATATGTAGAAATGAAAGACCTGGTGCTGTGTTGGTTTTTATGACTGGTTGGGATGACATTAATACTGTGAAGGACCAGCTGCAGGCTCATCCGCTGTTGGGGGATCCAAGCAGAGTTTTGCTGCTTGCATGTCATGGTTCCATGGCCAGTGCAGAGCAG aaattgatttttgataaGCCAGAGGATGGAATCAGGAAAATTGTGTTAGCTACCAACATGGCTGAAACAAGTATCACCATAAATGACGTGGTTTTTGTGGTCGACTGtggaaaggcaaaagagacatCTTATGATGCAATTAACAACACTCCCTGTTTGCTTCCTTCTTGGATTTCAAAAGCTTCCGCTCGGCAA AGAAAAGGAAGAGCTGGCCGTGTTCAGCCTGGCGAGTGTTATCATCTATATCCCAGATGTGTATATGAAGCTTTTGCAGACTATCAACTGCCAGAGCTTCTGAGAACACCTTTACAGTCCCTATGCCTGCAGATTAAAAGCTTACAACTTGGAAGTATTTCAGACTTTCTATCCAAGGCAATCCAGTCGCCAGAACCACTATCT GTTCAGAATGCTATTGAGTATTTGAAGACAATAGGGGCTCTAGATGAGGATGAAAATCTGACAGTACTTG GACACAACCTATCAATGCTTCCAGTTGAGCCAAAACTGGGGAAAATGATAATATTAGGTGTAGTATTCAACTGCCTGGATCCAGTTCTGACAGTTGTTGCTGGTTTAAGTGCTAGAGATCCATTTTTAATGCCATTTGACAAGAAGGAT CTTGCTGAGTCTGCCAAAGCCCAGTTTTCTGCTCGTGACTTCAGTGATCACCTTGCTCTTGTTCGGGCTTATGATGGCTGGAAAGATGCTGAAAGGCAGCAATCTGGTTATGATTACTGTTGGAGAAATTTCCTTTCTGCACAAACTCTCAAAGCGATGGACTCCCTTCGAAAGCAATTTTTGTATCTGCTTAAGGACATTGGTTTAGTTGATAGCATTCAGAGTTGTAATGCCTGGAGTAACAATGAACATCTGGTTCGAGCGATTGTATGTGGTGGACTATTCCCTGGCATATGCTCTGTTGTG AACAAGGAAAAGTCAATCTCATTGAAAACCATGGAGGATGGTGGAGTCCTTTTATACTCT AATTCTGTCAACGCTCAAGAACCTCAAATTCCATACCCATGGCTTGTCTTCAACGAAAAAGTTAAAGTGAATGCAGTATTCCTGCGTGATTCTACAGCCGTATCTGATTCTGTGGTACTCTTATTTGGTGGAAGCATTTCCGGAAAAGCTTTa GATGGACACTTGATGATGCTTGGAGGATACTTGGAGTTTTTCATGAACCCCTCACTGGCAAATACTTACATAAGCTTGAAGAGGGAGCTTAATGAACTTGTCCATAAGAAA CTCTCGGACCGTAATTTTGATGTAGGAAGTCATGGGGAGCTATTAGAAGCTGTTAAATTGCTGGTGTCAGAGGATCAATGTGAAGGTAAATTTGTCTATGGTCGTAAACCGTCCCCCAAGAAGTCTGCAAAGGAGTTACAGAAAAATGTCATTTCAAAGAAGGGCAGTGGTGGTGAGAATCCGAAGTCTCATCTCCAAACGTTGCTTGCTCGGGCTGGCCACCAATCACCCAGTTATAAGATAACACAGCTAAAAAACAATAAGTTCCGCGCCACTGTAATATTCAATGGTTTAAATTTTTCTGGCCAGCCTAGCAGTAGCAAGAAGGATGCTGAAAAAGATGCAGCTGCTGAAGCTCTACAGTGGTTTACTGGTGAGACCCAATCCTCTTCTAAAGCTGTTGAACACATGTCAGCACTTCTGAAGAAAAGCAAGAGTAAAAATCAACTTCATAGTACAAAATGGAGGTAA